A window of the Phalacrocorax aristotelis chromosome 9, bGulAri2.1, whole genome shotgun sequence genome harbors these coding sequences:
- the LBHD2 gene encoding LBH domain-containing protein 2 isoform X1: MTEVMNTREPVMEEFALSQTPEEEGGPSSQQAFPDSREKYPKLSKRLPSIVVEPTESGEVESGELRWPPDDLKSAEEKGLHGDQRVCVQQQQQQMDLEDTLAHPAQEVEDSTDTLESRTEEEE, from the exons ATGACAGAGGTGATGAACACACGGGAACCGGTGATGGAGGAATTCGCGCTCAGCCAGACtcctgaggaagaaggaggcCCTTCAAGCCAG CAGGCCTTCCCAGACTCACGTGAGAAGTACCCCAAGCTGTCCAAAAGACTGCCATCAATCGTGGTGGAGCCGACCGAGTCTGGGGAAGTAGAGAGCGGGGAGCTGCGCTGGCCTCCAGATGACCTGAAATCAGCAGAAGAGAAGGGTCTTCATGGTGACCAAAGAGTCTgtgtccagcagcagcagcagcagatggacCTGGAAG ATACTTTAGCGCACCCAGCTCAAGAAGTGGAAGACAGTACAGATACTTTGGAAAGCAGAACTGAAGAGGAAGAGTAG
- the LBHD2 gene encoding LBH domain-containing protein 2 isoform X2 — MTEVMNTREPVMEEFALSQTPEEEGGPSSQAFPDSREKYPKLSKRLPSIVVEPTESGEVESGELRWPPDDLKSAEEKGLHGDQRVCVQQQQQQMDLEDTLAHPAQEVEDSTDTLESRTEEEE, encoded by the exons ATGACAGAGGTGATGAACACACGGGAACCGGTGATGGAGGAATTCGCGCTCAGCCAGACtcctgaggaagaaggaggcCCTTCAAGCCAG GCCTTCCCAGACTCACGTGAGAAGTACCCCAAGCTGTCCAAAAGACTGCCATCAATCGTGGTGGAGCCGACCGAGTCTGGGGAAGTAGAGAGCGGGGAGCTGCGCTGGCCTCCAGATGACCTGAAATCAGCAGAAGAGAAGGGTCTTCATGGTGACCAAAGAGTCTgtgtccagcagcagcagcagcagatggacCTGGAAG ATACTTTAGCGCACCCAGCTCAAGAAGTGGAAGACAGTACAGATACTTTGGAAAGCAGAACTGAAGAGGAAGAGTAG